In a single window of the Drosophila albomicans strain 15112-1751.03 chromosome 3, ASM965048v2, whole genome shotgun sequence genome:
- the LOC117570284 gene encoding uncharacterized protein LOC117570284 isoform X1, translating to MDMDIKASKRAEIEQFLLDVRAHFRASLETSEYENTSNLFHVTASEQTQELLDRCEQLLSGYGADEQAATNAAQVPTTVIKSNGHDADGKVGAETGCYLEMLSTSSTASSSLVAAAPAKATTSSSSRNSLSASREYIDLSSNPSLNSDKTFRCSSIQALAADELQPQQDQQLYDICQHQGEEEAEAETQQVFAHELFINCPYADLPAGHLALQRSTKYGQLQRIEKRLFFDQSKKYYCGILNDWMLCYADGPTACRPSSSLYLKSSAIEIEHFGEGKRREICFQITTADPSKKFVYQANNEVDAKEWIHAIEAAIRGDAIAQASLKMLRKLPTPPTMKKLSYSPPAAAIAATATAAVTSPTDSIYEEPSPLYNFGDASTPPRLPEKCNSPSALAKRFEYDIPKCPPQPLVVANESTGGAEVETTELLNGGELKPLPIPSSLHGSLALDFQAKVKTVHSELSSQLTSPERLKKAVKKSYSSGNSDTEMLSLTNPNPQTNLTPKEQKKQRKSQSPQASPQKTPAKESDKAAKNWFLSRLNKSATGLSTRCSSNSSSSVSSNTTSTPPNAKCKQSEKENLLNSLDLCDGSYDGAPNDQQPSSNPTSPCLKAEAKSKVNMIINQFESSGHLSTMFSVEALAANALASLTSFCESDNCNNYEPIMPLSTPPSSFLKKV from the exons ATGGATATGGACATAAAGGCGTCTAAACGCGCCGAAATTGAACAGTTTTTATTAG ATGTGCGTGCGCACTTTCGAGCCTCGCTGGAGACATCCGAGTATGAGAACACCTCGAATCTGTTTCATGTCACGGCCTCGGAACAAACACAGGAGCTGCTGGACAGATGCGAGCAACTGCTCTCGGGTTATGGAGCAGACGAGCAGGCGGCAACAAATGCTGCTCAAGTGCCAACGACGGTCATTAAATCGAATGGCCACGATGCGGATGGCAAAGTGGGCGCCGAGACCGGTTGCTATCTCGAAATGTTGTCAACCAGCTccaccgcctcctcctccttagTAGCGGCAGCACCAGCCAAAGCCACAACATCTTCCTCATCGAGGAACTCAC TCTCCGCCTCGCGCGAGTACATCGATCTGAGCAGCAATCCCTCGCTCAACAGTGATAAGACCTTTCGCTGCTCCAGCATACAGGCGCTGGCTGCCGATGAGCTCCAGCCACAACAGGACCAGCAGCTCTACGACATCTGCCAGCATCAGGGCGAAGAGGAGGCCGAAGCGGAGACACAACAGGTCTTTGCCCACGAGCTGTTCATCAATTGCCCCTATGCCGATCTGCCCGCCGGCCACTTGGCACTGCAGCGATCCACCAAATACGGCCAATTGCAGCGGATCGAGAAGCGACTGTTCTTCGACCAGAGCAAGAAGTATTACTGTGGCATACTGAACGATTGGATGTTGTGCTATGCGGATGGTCCGACCGCCTGTCGGCCCAGCAGCAGCCTCTACCTAAAGAGCTCAGCGATTGAGATCGAGCACTTCGGTGAGGGCAAACGGCGTGAGATTTGCTTTCAAATCACCACAGCCGATCCGAGCAAGAAGTTTGTGTATCAGGCAAACAACGAGGTCGATGCCAAAGAGTGGATCCATGCCATTGAGGCGGCCATACGTGGCGATGCCATTGCCCAGGCATCGCTCAAAATGCTACGCAAACTGCCCACGCCGCCGACGATGAAGAAGCTTAGCTATTCCCCTCCAGCAGCGGcgatagcagcaacagcaacagctgcagtcACATCGCCAACCGACAGCATTTATGAGGAGCCATCGCCGTTGTACAACTTTGGCGATGCATCGACGCCACCACGGCTGCCGGAAAAATGCAACAGTCCGAGTGCATTGGCCAAACGTTTCGAATATGATATACCAAAGTGTCCACCACAGCCGCTGGTTGTGGCGAATGAATCGACTGGCGGTGCCGAAGTGGAGACCACCGAGCTGCTTAATGGCGGCGAACTGAAACCGTTGCCAATACCATCGAGTCTGCACGGCAGTTTGGCTCTAGACTTTCAAGCCAAGGTGAAGACGGTGCACAGTGAGTTGTCTAGTCAACTGACCAGTCCGGAGCGACTCAAGAAAGCGGTGAAGAAGAGCTACTCCAGCGGCAATAGTGACACCGAAATGCTATCGCTAACGAATCCAAATCCCCAAACGAATCTCACCCCAAAGGAGCAGAAGAAACAACGCAAATCGCAAAGTCCTCAGGCGAGTCCGCAGAAAACGCCCGCAAAGGAATCCGATAAGGCGGCCAAAAATTGGTTTCTCAGTCGCCTCAATAAGTCCGCCACCGGTCTGAGCACACGCTGCTCCTCCAACTCCAGCAGTAGTGTCAGCAGTAATACAACCAGCACGCCACCAAATGCCAAGTGCAAACAGAGCGAAAAGGAGAATCTGCTCAATAGCCTCGATCTCTGCGATGGCAGTTATGATGGGGCGCCCAACGATCAGCAGCCGAGCAGCAATCCCACATCCCCATGTTTGAAGGCCGAAGCCAAGAGCAAGGTGAACATGATCATCAATCAGTTCGAGAGCAGTGGACATCTGTCGACTATGTTCAGCGTGGAGGCATTGGCGGCCAATGCGTTGGCCTCGCTCACCTCCTTCTGCGAGAgcgacaactgcaacaactacGAGCCAATTATGCCGCTCTCCACGCCGCCCAGCAGCTTTCTCAAGAAGGTGTAG
- the LOC117570284 gene encoding uncharacterized protein LOC117570284 isoform X2, with protein MVKFVNKLWKKYVRAHFRASLETSEYENTSNLFHVTASEQTQELLDRCEQLLSGYGADEQAATNAAQVPTTVIKSNGHDADGKVGAETGCYLEMLSTSSTASSSLVAAAPAKATTSSSSRNSLSASREYIDLSSNPSLNSDKTFRCSSIQALAADELQPQQDQQLYDICQHQGEEEAEAETQQVFAHELFINCPYADLPAGHLALQRSTKYGQLQRIEKRLFFDQSKKYYCGILNDWMLCYADGPTACRPSSSLYLKSSAIEIEHFGEGKRREICFQITTADPSKKFVYQANNEVDAKEWIHAIEAAIRGDAIAQASLKMLRKLPTPPTMKKLSYSPPAAAIAATATAAVTSPTDSIYEEPSPLYNFGDASTPPRLPEKCNSPSALAKRFEYDIPKCPPQPLVVANESTGGAEVETTELLNGGELKPLPIPSSLHGSLALDFQAKVKTVHSELSSQLTSPERLKKAVKKSYSSGNSDTEMLSLTNPNPQTNLTPKEQKKQRKSQSPQASPQKTPAKESDKAAKNWFLSRLNKSATGLSTRCSSNSSSSVSSNTTSTPPNAKCKQSEKENLLNSLDLCDGSYDGAPNDQQPSSNPTSPCLKAEAKSKVNMIINQFESSGHLSTMFSVEALAANALASLTSFCESDNCNNYEPIMPLSTPPSSFLKKV; from the exons atggtCAAGTTTGTGAATAAATTGTGGAAGaaat ATGTGCGTGCGCACTTTCGAGCCTCGCTGGAGACATCCGAGTATGAGAACACCTCGAATCTGTTTCATGTCACGGCCTCGGAACAAACACAGGAGCTGCTGGACAGATGCGAGCAACTGCTCTCGGGTTATGGAGCAGACGAGCAGGCGGCAACAAATGCTGCTCAAGTGCCAACGACGGTCATTAAATCGAATGGCCACGATGCGGATGGCAAAGTGGGCGCCGAGACCGGTTGCTATCTCGAAATGTTGTCAACCAGCTccaccgcctcctcctccttagTAGCGGCAGCACCAGCCAAAGCCACAACATCTTCCTCATCGAGGAACTCAC TCTCCGCCTCGCGCGAGTACATCGATCTGAGCAGCAATCCCTCGCTCAACAGTGATAAGACCTTTCGCTGCTCCAGCATACAGGCGCTGGCTGCCGATGAGCTCCAGCCACAACAGGACCAGCAGCTCTACGACATCTGCCAGCATCAGGGCGAAGAGGAGGCCGAAGCGGAGACACAACAGGTCTTTGCCCACGAGCTGTTCATCAATTGCCCCTATGCCGATCTGCCCGCCGGCCACTTGGCACTGCAGCGATCCACCAAATACGGCCAATTGCAGCGGATCGAGAAGCGACTGTTCTTCGACCAGAGCAAGAAGTATTACTGTGGCATACTGAACGATTGGATGTTGTGCTATGCGGATGGTCCGACCGCCTGTCGGCCCAGCAGCAGCCTCTACCTAAAGAGCTCAGCGATTGAGATCGAGCACTTCGGTGAGGGCAAACGGCGTGAGATTTGCTTTCAAATCACCACAGCCGATCCGAGCAAGAAGTTTGTGTATCAGGCAAACAACGAGGTCGATGCCAAAGAGTGGATCCATGCCATTGAGGCGGCCATACGTGGCGATGCCATTGCCCAGGCATCGCTCAAAATGCTACGCAAACTGCCCACGCCGCCGACGATGAAGAAGCTTAGCTATTCCCCTCCAGCAGCGGcgatagcagcaacagcaacagctgcagtcACATCGCCAACCGACAGCATTTATGAGGAGCCATCGCCGTTGTACAACTTTGGCGATGCATCGACGCCACCACGGCTGCCGGAAAAATGCAACAGTCCGAGTGCATTGGCCAAACGTTTCGAATATGATATACCAAAGTGTCCACCACAGCCGCTGGTTGTGGCGAATGAATCGACTGGCGGTGCCGAAGTGGAGACCACCGAGCTGCTTAATGGCGGCGAACTGAAACCGTTGCCAATACCATCGAGTCTGCACGGCAGTTTGGCTCTAGACTTTCAAGCCAAGGTGAAGACGGTGCACAGTGAGTTGTCTAGTCAACTGACCAGTCCGGAGCGACTCAAGAAAGCGGTGAAGAAGAGCTACTCCAGCGGCAATAGTGACACCGAAATGCTATCGCTAACGAATCCAAATCCCCAAACGAATCTCACCCCAAAGGAGCAGAAGAAACAACGCAAATCGCAAAGTCCTCAGGCGAGTCCGCAGAAAACGCCCGCAAAGGAATCCGATAAGGCGGCCAAAAATTGGTTTCTCAGTCGCCTCAATAAGTCCGCCACCGGTCTGAGCACACGCTGCTCCTCCAACTCCAGCAGTAGTGTCAGCAGTAATACAACCAGCACGCCACCAAATGCCAAGTGCAAACAGAGCGAAAAGGAGAATCTGCTCAATAGCCTCGATCTCTGCGATGGCAGTTATGATGGGGCGCCCAACGATCAGCAGCCGAGCAGCAATCCCACATCCCCATGTTTGAAGGCCGAAGCCAAGAGCAAGGTGAACATGATCATCAATCAGTTCGAGAGCAGTGGACATCTGTCGACTATGTTCAGCGTGGAGGCATTGGCGGCCAATGCGTTGGCCTCGCTCACCTCCTTCTGCGAGAgcgacaactgcaacaactacGAGCCAATTATGCCGCTCTCCACGCCGCCCAGCAGCTTTCTCAAGAAGGTGTAG